The Edaphobacter flagellatus sequence CCAGCCGCAGCGCCGCATAGGTCTCCGTCTGCGAGCGAGGATGCACACGGTCTTCCTGCCGGTAGCCAGGCACCGCTTTGCCGTCCACCATGCCCGGCCCATACTGGCCGCGCACCGTGTCTGCCGGATGAATCGGCGAGATTGCCTTCCAGACCTTCACCTTCTCCGCACGCACCGCATCTGCCTGAAACGAAACCGGCGGCTCCATGGCGACAAAGCTCAGCAGTTCCATCACATGGTTCTGCACCACGTCGCGAAGCGCACCAGCCTGTTCATAGAACGGCCCGCGGCCTTCGATACCGATCGACTCCGCAGCCGTAATCTCGACATGGTCGATATAGTTGCGATTCCATACATTCTCGAAGATGCCATTGGCGAACCGGAAGACGAGGATGTTCTGCACCGTTTCCTTGCCCAGGTAGTGATCGATGCGGAAGATCTGGTCTTCACGGAAGACCTTGTTCACCTCATCGTTCAAGGCACGTGCCGACTCAAGATCATGCCCGAACGGCTTCTCGATGATTGTCCTCACCCACGGAGCCTTACCCTCTGCACCGGCCTCAGGCTGCGCCATTCCATGCTGCCCCAGGAAGTTGATGATGTCCGAGAAATACTCCGGCGCTGTTGCCAGATAAAAGAGCCGGTTGCCGCGCGTCTTGTACTTGCCGTCCAGCTCCGCCAGCGTCTTCTTCAGCCCTTCGTAGCCAGCGCCATCATCGAAGTTCATCGCATAGTACGACACGCGATCGACAAACGGGGCCAGCCTTGGATCATTCTCCTCCACGCCTCCGCCAGCGATAATCCCTTCCTTCATATCCGGCGCGAAGGTCCCTTCCAGCGGACGACGTGCTACGCCCACAACGGCAAATTCCTTCGGCAGCAGATTCGACTGCTCCAGATGGTAGAGTGCAGGCAGCAGCTTCCTCTTCGTCAGATCGCCGGACGCACCGAAGATCACTACGATACACGGCTCCGGTGTCCTCTCCGAGTTACGCGCGGCCGCAAGCTTATCGGGAGCAACTTGTACTTGTGTTGTAGCCATATCGATATACCCCTCGTTCTCTAGTCTCTTCTAACGTCGCCTACTCGGCCTTCTTCACGTCGTGGCCGCCAAACGCGCCACGCATAATCGAGATCATGCGATCCGTAAAATTGTTCTCTTCGCGCGAACGCAGTCTGCGAATCAACGACTCTGTAATCACCGGTGCCGAAATATTCAGATCGATCGCCTCCGTCACCGTCCAGCGTCCTTCACCCGAATCCGGAACCCACGCCTCCAGCCCGGCCAGCGTAGGATTCTTATCCAGCGCACCTGCCGTCAGGTCCAGCAGCCACGAACGCACAACCGAGCCCTTCTGCCAGATATGCGAGATCTGCGTCAGGTCCAGACCCAGCTCTTCCTTCGCCTTCATGATCGAGAAGCCCTCGGCATACGCCTGCATCAATCCATACTCAATGCCGTTGTGCACCATCTTCACGAAGTGACCCGCGCCCGAAGGCCCGACGTGGCCCCAGCCCTCCGTCGGCGAAGGAGCAAGCGCCTGAAAGATCGGCGTCAGCCGCTCCACCGGAGCCTTATCGCCGCCAATCATCAGGCTGTAGCCCTCCTTCAGGCCCCATACGCCGCCTGAAGTGCCGCAATCCACATACTCAAATCCCTTGGCCGTCACCGCAGCATGGCGGCGCTGCGTGTCCTTATAGTTCGAGTTGCCACCGTCAATGATCGTGTCCCCCTTCGACAGCAGGCCCTCTAGCTTCGCAATCGTCTGGTCCACCGGATCGCCCGAAGGCACCATCACCCACACCGCACGCGGGGTCGACAGATTCTTCACCAGGTCTTCAAGGGAGTTCACGCCCAGCGAACCTGCCGCCGTCAACCGCGCCGTCGCATCCTTGTTGAAGTCGAACCCGACAACCTTATGGCCCGCCAGCTTCAAACGCTCCGCCATGTTGAAGCCCATCTTCCCAAGGCCAATAATTCCTAATTCCATCTCGTCTTCCTTTCCTTACTAAAACGGCCGTGCCGTCTGGATTCTTCGCTAGCCTCTCTGAATCAACCCATGACAACTCTGCATGGGCTTTGTTTCAAACACTTCAATCTCATTGCCCGGGAGGAAAATCCGCTCCAACCGTTACCGGCTCCCATGCCGCCAGCTCCTTCTGCCACCGGTCGATCTTCTCCCGCACGCGCTTCAGCGCGCCCGCTCCCAACAGCAGCCGCAGCGGAGGATTCTCCTCATCCACAACCTGAATCATGGCCTGCACAGCCTTCAGCGGATCGCCCGGCTGCTTTCCATCCTGCTCATTCATATAGCGGCGCGCATTACCTGCCGTCGCATCGTAGTCATGAATCCTCTTCGCCGCTTCCACCCCAGAGCGCCCAAGGAAGTCCGTGCGAAATGGCCCCGGCTCAACAATCGTCAGCTTGATTCCCAGCGGAGCAACCTCTTGCGCCAGAGCCTCCGACAGCCCCTCCACCGCAAACTTTGTGCTCTGGTACAGACCCCAACCCGGTCCCGCGGTCAGTCCACCAATGGAAGAGAGATTGAGTATGTGCCCGCTGCGCTGTTTACGAAGCTGGGGCAGAAACGTGCGTGTCACACGCAGCAGCCCAAAGACATTCGTCTCATACATCGGCGCCAGCTCTGCCTCGGAGACCTCTTCGATCGCGCCCGCAACACCGTAACCGGCATTGTTCACCAGAACATCCACCCGGCCAAATCGCTCCAGCGTCTTCGCCAGGGCTGCATCTACCTGCTCCTGCTTCGTGACATCCAGCGTCACGGCCAACGCTTTACCGGGAAACTTTTCTTCAAGGTCTTTGACCTGCTCCACCTTGCGTGCCGTCGCAACAACCCGCTCGCCGCGTTTCAAAACTTCCTCAGCCAATATGCGCCCAAACCCCGTAGACGCACCGGTGATGAACCAGACACGATCCGAATTGGAAGAAACCGATGAATTCGCCATATCTATCAGACGTCCGTTCGTCACGCAGCGATGCAAACGCAACGACAGTATTGAGGCGTTCTCAAGCTATCTCGCAACCTTCGCAACACCCTGGTCGCTTGCAATCAGAGCAAACGATGCCATATTCAGAAACAATCCATGCTCCACAACGCCGACAATCGCGCGAATATCGGCAGCCGTCTTCGCCGGATCGTCGATCTCCCCGCAGAAGCAATCAAGAATGAAATTGTTCTCGTCGGTGATGTACTTCGAGCCATCCGCATGATGGCGCAGTTTTGGATTCAACCCCAGCGCCGCAAGCCTTCTTTCCACCGTCGGCTTCGCCATCTGGATGACCTCAACCGGCAGCGGAAACTTGCCCAGCTTCTGTACCAGTTTGCTCGAATCCGCAATCACAATAAACTTCCGCGCCGCACTCTCGACGATCTTCTCGCGCAACAGCGCGCCGCCGCCGCCTTTAATCAACGCCAGGCCCGGCCCAACCTCATCCGCGCCATCAATCGCCAGATCCAGCTCCGGCGTCTCTTCAAAATTTGTAATTGGAATCGACAGCGATTCAGCCAGTTTCTGGCTGGCGGCTGAAGTTGCAATACCCCGCACCTTCAGCCCGCCCTTGACCCGCTCACCCAGCTCTTGGATGAAGATCGCCGAGGTGGTGCCGGTCCCAAGTCCCAGCGACATCCCATCCTCGACAAACTCCAGCGCGTGCCGGGCCGCCATCCGCTTTGCCCCGTCCTGTGTCAAGCCCTGTGTCATGCGCTTCCTGTCACGGTCCGGAAAGCCTACTTCTTCACCAGCTTCTTGGCATGCTCCACAACGTTCGCCACGCTGAAGCCCAGCTTCTCCATCGCAATCGGTCCAGGAGCCGAAGCGCCAAACCGATCGATACCAATCACGCCGCCATTGTGGCCGACATACTTGTACCAGCCCATCGTTGCACCGGCCTCAATCGCCAGCTTTGGCGTATTCTCCGGGAAAATCGAAGCCTGATACGCAGCGTCCTGCTCATCAAACAGCTTGAAGCTGGGCATCGAAACCACCGTTGCGCCAATCCCTTCAGCCTTCAGCTGCTCCGCTGCCTTCATCACCAGCGAAACCTCTGAGCCGGTCGCAACCAGAATGATGTCCTTGCCAAACTCCTCAAGCACATAGGCGCCCTTCCTTACACCGGCAAGAACGCCGTACTTCGCAGCATCCAGTACCGGCAGGTCCTGA is a genomic window containing:
- the rpiA gene encoding ribose-5-phosphate isomerase RpiA, producing the protein MTQGLTQDGAKRMAARHALEFVEDGMSLGLGTGTTSAIFIQELGERVKGGLKVRGIATSAASQKLAESLSIPITNFEETPELDLAIDGADEVGPGLALIKGGGGALLREKIVESAARKFIVIADSSKLVQKLGKFPLPVEVIQMAKPTVERRLAALGLNPKLRHHADGSKYITDENNFILDCFCGEIDDPAKTAADIRAIVGVVEHGLFLNMASFALIASDQGVAKVAR
- a CDS encoding oxidoreductase yields the protein MANSSVSSNSDRVWFITGASTGFGRILAEEVLKRGERVVATARKVEQVKDLEEKFPGKALAVTLDVTKQEQVDAALAKTLERFGRVDVLVNNAGYGVAGAIEEVSEAELAPMYETNVFGLLRVTRTFLPQLRKQRSGHILNLSSIGGLTAGPGWGLYQSTKFAVEGLSEALAQEVAPLGIKLTIVEPGPFRTDFLGRSGVEAAKRIHDYDATAGNARRYMNEQDGKQPGDPLKAVQAMIQVVDEENPPLRLLLGAGALKRVREKIDRWQKELAAWEPVTVGADFPPGQ
- the zwf gene encoding glucose-6-phosphate dehydrogenase — its product is MATTQVQVAPDKLAAARNSERTPEPCIVVIFGASGDLTKRKLLPALYHLEQSNLLPKEFAVVGVARRPLEGTFAPDMKEGIIAGGGVEENDPRLAPFVDRVSYYAMNFDDGAGYEGLKKTLAELDGKYKTRGNRLFYLATAPEYFSDIINFLGQHGMAQPEAGAEGKAPWVRTIIEKPFGHDLESARALNDEVNKVFREDQIFRIDHYLGKETVQNILVFRFANGIFENVWNRNYIDHVEITAAESIGIEGRGPFYEQAGALRDVVQNHVMELLSFVAMEPPVSFQADAVRAEKVKVWKAISPIHPADTVRGQYGPGMVDGKAVPGYRQEDRVHPRSQTETYAALRLEIENWRWAGVPFYIRAGKRLAKRVTEITVQFKQPPMSLFKGSEHHESDSIKPNLISMRIQPDEGISLRFSAKLPGPSMDISPVQMNFSYADAFGKSSANGYERLLLDAMLGDGTLFAHRDGVEATWALMTPILKAWAETPVKDFPNYAAGTWGPSAADALLESEGRKWRKL
- the gnd gene encoding phosphogluconate dehydrogenase (NAD(+)-dependent, decarboxylating) codes for the protein MELGIIGLGKMGFNMAERLKLAGHKVVGFDFNKDATARLTAAGSLGVNSLEDLVKNLSTPRAVWVMVPSGDPVDQTIAKLEGLLSKGDTIIDGGNSNYKDTQRRHAAVTAKGFEYVDCGTSGGVWGLKEGYSLMIGGDKAPVERLTPIFQALAPSPTEGWGHVGPSGAGHFVKMVHNGIEYGLMQAYAEGFSIMKAKEELGLDLTQISHIWQKGSVVRSWLLDLTAGALDKNPTLAGLEAWVPDSGEGRWTVTEAIDLNISAPVITESLIRRLRSREENNFTDRMISIMRGAFGGHDVKKAE